Proteins from one Ipomoea triloba cultivar NCNSP0323 chromosome 1, ASM357664v1 genomic window:
- the LOC116013533 gene encoding agglutinin isolectin 3-like — translation MKYSSAFLVLFALALLLAPTTMAQQCGSQANGRLCANGLCCSQWGYCGSTAAYCGAGCQSQCRPTASANESTAKSDPAAGEIEQCSIKHKSKMKYSAMFVVLFALALLLTPTTIMAQQCGRQARGRLCANGRCCSQWGYCGSTSAYCGAGCQSQCRPTTASAADTTITANQSTAKSDPAGGSLLLTATTIMAQQCGSQAGGRLCPSGFCCSQWGYCGTTSANSGPGCQSQCRPTTTTTPATHTTTTANQSTAKSDLAGGAN, via the exons atgaagtacTCTAGTGCCTTTCTTGTTCTGTTTGCTTTAGCCTTGTTGTTGGCACCAACAACAATGGCACAACAGTGCGGGAGTCAAGCCAATGGGCGTCTGTGCGCCAACGGGCTTTGCTGCAGCCAGTGGGGCTACTGTGGCTCCACTGCAGCCTACTGTGGAGCTGGCTGCCAGAGCCAATGCAGACCCACTGCTTCTGCCAACGAATCAACTGCTAAGTCGGATCCCGCCGCCGGTG AAATTGAACAATGCTCGATTAAACACAAGAGC aaaatgaagtacTCTGCTatgtttgttgttttgtttgctTTAGCCTTGTTGTTGACACCAACAACAATAATGGCACAACAGTGTGGGCGTCAAGCCCGTGGGCGTCTGTGCGCCAACGGCCGTTGCTGCAGCCAGTGGGGCTACTGTGGCTCCACTTCAGCCTACTGTGGAGCTGGCTGCCAGAGCCAATGCAGACCTACTACGGCTTCTGCCGCCGACACCACCATCACTGCAAACCAATCAACCGCTAAGTCGGATCCCGCCGGAG GCAGCTTGTTGTTGACAGCAACAACAATAATGGCACAACAGTGTGGGAGTCAAGCCGGTGGGCGTCTGTGTCCCAGCGGATTTTGCTGCAGCCAGTGGGGCTACTGTGGCACCACTTCAGCCAACAGTGGACCTGGCTGCCAGAGCCAATGCAGacctactactactactactcctGCCAcccacaccaccaccactgcAAACCAATCAACGGCTAAGTCGGATCTCGCCGGCGGTGCCAACTGA
- the LOC116013541 gene encoding uncharacterized protein LOC116013541 — protein MKDVHLQTPQNLANRKSKSIHDHSKKTLKNAKKNLNSEFAAFVEGAALHESPNDTADFSLISEAVDDYQFGDSTEKFVFPLLPEVSPSSDNGGLSDLTSVSSGIASDIYSTGISSTYQCQNSEAKISVDTEMAIKHLRQVRNQVMNSTDVDLQSKRLLDAVIDVVVQEFCGFPEKKKCSDSPILKKCLLVSLTFLLWILAVFFGSLFSSSGTQPFLGPLPT, from the exons ATGAAGGACGTCCATTTGCAAACTCCTCAGAATCTCGCCAATCGCAAATCGAAATCCATTCATGATCACTCTAAGAAGACTCTGAAA AATGCGAAGAAGAACTTGAATTCTGAGTTCGCTGCGTTTGTGGAAGGTGCTGCATTGCACGAATCGCCAAATGACACCGCCGACTTTTCTCTTATTTCCGAGGCTGTGGATGATTATCAATTTGGCGATTCCACCGAG AAATTTGTTTTTCCATTGCTTCCAGAAGTTTCCCCTTCATCAGACAATGGTGGTCTCTCTGACCTCACTTCTGTGTCATCTGGAATTGCTTCTGATATATACTCAACAGGCATTTCCTCAACCTATCAATGCCAGAATTCTGAAGCAAAGATTTCTGTTGACACAGAAATGGCAATCAAGCATCTAAGACAGGTGCGAAATCAGGTCATGAATTCCACAGATGTGGATCTGCAGTCTAAGAGGCTTCTGGATGCAGTAATTGATGTTGTAGTGCAGGAGTTCTGTGGTTTCCCCGAAAAGAAGAAATGCTCAGACTCGCCTATTTTGAAGAAATGTTTACTGGTATCACTAACTTTCCTGCTGTGGATCCTTGCTGTTTTCTTTGGTTCACTGTTCAGCTCTAGTGGAACACAACCCTTCCTTGGTCCTCTACCAACCTGA
- the LOC116016344 gene encoding transcription factor bHLH148-like, producing MASAMMSNPVMSSESRAAARRRKKKRSQIPSAQAQDVNNNAEWKSEAQQQVYSSKLLKALREVRLNSSSGTKGGRAVHEVADRVLAVAAKGRTRWSRAILTNRLRLKFMKKHNRRQRMVVAAANGNSRLPKKSRVSILRLKTKNLPTVQRKARVLGRLVPGCRKEPLPVILEEASDYIAALEMQVRAMSALAQLLSGGSSSSSAPLNPLGSSRPPQS from the coding sequence ATGGCATCGGCCATGATGTCGAATCCGGTGATGAGCTCCGAAAGTAGAGCAGCGGCtaggagaaggaagaagaagagaagccAAATTCCGAGTGCTCAAGCTCAGGACGTAAACAATAACGCTGAATGGAAATCCGAAGCTCAACAACAAGTGTACTCTTCCAAGCTGCTCAAAGCGCTCCGAGAAGTCCGGTTGAATTCGTCGTCAGGAACGAAGGGGGGCAGAGCCGTTCACGAAGTCGCAGATAGAGTTCTGGCGGTAGCCGCCAAAGGACGCACGAGGTGGAGCCGCGCCATCCTCACTAACAGGCTGAGGCTCAAGTTCATGAAGAAGCACAACAGAAGGCAGAGAATGGTGGTTGCGGCGGCAAACGGGAATAGCCGGCTGCCGAAGAAATCGAGAGTAAGTATCCTCCGgctgaaaacaaaaaatttaccGACTGTACAGAGAAAGGCTCGTGTTCTCGGCCGGCTCGTTCCTGGCTGCCGGAAGGAGCCGCTGCCTGTGATTCTAGAAGAAGCCTCTGATTATATAGCGGCTTTAGAGATGCAAGTCCGCGCCATGAGCGCTTTAGCTCAACTGCTTTCCGGTGGTTCTTCTTCTAGCTCCGCTCCTCTTAATCCGCTTGGCTCCAGCCGGCCTCCTCAGAGTTAG
- the LOC116016307 gene encoding probable WRKY transcription factor 48 produces MENKFDDLIIKRDSMGIPVFSDEIPSTSPAALQQALLGEADKTTYSLGFLDAQHNNNYYNTTPIPNTIFDLIIHTHTHTPPPQHQSIPPPPSHSQPTAPSPTSLLESSEVVNATPPTPNSSSLSSSSNEATPAANDDQHQTSKTVEEDEEDKTTKKQVKPKKKKNGEKRQREARFAFMTKSEVDQLDDGYRWRKYGQKAVKNTHFPRSYYRCTAASCGVKKRVERWCEDASIVVTMKVPTPIRVPSSKPRDPLGLGLCHLQQPLPPFILLLHKKVELPVVVVVIVSRSWTILM; encoded by the exons ATGGAGAACAAATTTGATGACCTCATCATCAAAAGAGATAGTATGGGAATTCCTGTATTTTCCGATGAGATTCCGAGCACCTCTCCGGCGGCGTTGCAGCAAGCTCTGTTGGGTGAAGCTGACAAGACTACTTATTCTTTGGGCTTCTTAGATGCTCAACATAACAACAACTACTACAACACTACACCCATACCTAACACCATATTTGATCTCATCATCCACACTCACACTCACACTCCGCCGCCTCAACATCAGTCCATTCCGCCACCGCCATCTCATTCCCAGCCTACAGCTCCCTCCCCTACATCTCTTCTGGAGTCGTCCGAGGTGGTGAACGCTACTCCCCCTACCCCTAATTCTTCCTCGCTGTCTTCGTCCTCCAATGAAGCTACTCCGGCGGCCAACGATGATCAGCACCAGACAAGTAAAacagttgaagaagatgaagaagacaaGACTACTAAGAAACA GGTGAAAcccaaaaagaagaagaatggtgaGAAGAGGCAAAGAGAAGCAAGATTTGCGTTCATGACAAAGAGTGAAGTGGATCAGTTGGACGATGGGTATAGATGGCGGAAGTACGGCCAAAAAGCTGTCAAGAACACCCACTTTCCCAG gAGCTACTATCGTTGCACGGCAGCTTCATGCGGCGTGAAGAAGAGAGTAGAGAGATGGTGCGAAGATGCGTCCATTGTTGTGACCATGAAGGTACCCACACCCATCCGTGTCCCATCAAGCAAGCCGCGGGATCCCTTGGGATTGGGATTATGCCACCTGCAGCAACCTCTACCTCCTTTCATACTACTACTGCACAAGAAGGTGGAATTaccagtagtagtagtagttattGTTTCGAGGAGCTGGACAATACTAATGTAA
- the LOC116013551 gene encoding Werner Syndrome-like exonuclease produces the protein MDPQVTINPAYSPKPYRYQMFNVYCYNYHFRTTVTATPGVVRDWIFRMRRRHAYQLRSRKLIVGLGVQWTPITNPAATLQLAVGRECLIFQLTHAVRAPSALHRLLEDPDITRVGVNNQMDVAKVESSELRLTVGEVVDLVHVARACCTDLHLHQGKVSMEALAENILEMAGIKKPQVVAMSDWEAESLSEEQVQYACLDASISFLMGKALEAWNWRR, from the coding sequence ATGGATCCTCAAGTGACAATCAACCCTGCTTATTCTCCAAAACCCTACAGGTACCAGATGTTTAATGTCTACTGCTACAACTACCACTTCCGCACTACCGTAACCGCCACCCCTGGCGTTGTCCGGGACTGGATCTTCAGAATGCGCCGTAGACACGCCTATCAACTCCGCAGCAGGAAGCTGATCGTTGGACTAGGGGTCCAGTGGACCCCCATCACCAACCCCGCTGCCACTCTCCAGCTTGCGGTGGGGCGTGAATGCCTCATCTTTCAGCTAACTCATGCTGTCCGCGCTCCCAGTGCTCTCCACCGCCTTCTGGAGGATCCGGACATAACTCGGGTTGGTGTGAACAACCAGATGGATGTGGCAAAGGTGGAGAGCTCTGAGCTGAGGCTTACTGTGGGCGAGGTGGTGGATCTGGTCCACGTGGCTCGCGCATGCTGCAcagatcttcatcttcatcagggCAAGGTATCAATGGAGGCATTGGCTGAAAATATTCTGGAGATGGCCGGAATAAAAAAGCCTCAAGTGGTGGCTATGAGCGATTGGGAGGCTGAGAGTCTGAGCGAGGAGCAAGTGCAATATGCATGCCTTGACGCTTCCATTTCCTTCTTGATGGGTAAAGCTCTTGAGGCCTGGAACTGGAGgcgctag